The DNA region GTTTTGATCCAAAATACAATGTTAATCAGGAATTCTAATGCTAGAAACACCATAATGTGTATcaagataaaataatataaaatgagaAACGAACCAAGAACTAAAGGTTTAAACTCCACATCTTGTTGGTTGATTATTAGACCAAAGGCCTACTCTCTTCAGCGCCTTCCTTCTCAGATTTCACCAGCTCCAACTTCCCGGTTATTTGACCTGAACTCGAATGTTTCGGTTTCCGGTTTGGATTGGGATCCGGAACCATCTTGAGAATAATGCCCATAGAGATGAGTAACAATCCCGTACCGTGCTGCTCCGTTAAAGGCTTTGTGAATATCAAGTAAGATAGTAGCAACGTTACCGCTTTTCTCGCCGTCGTTATCTATACCCCATTCGcacaaaataaataagaaaatataaatatatcacatacaaataaaaattaaagtaatGCGTtgcattaattttttataagaCTATCGAACTAATTTATAAGATTCAATATCgtaaaaaaaccataaaattaaACAGGTTGCTATTAGAAAACAAGATGAAAGTAGAATTACCATAGCGGTTGTGGCTGCCCCAAAGAGGGCGATGAGGGATAGAACCGAGACTTGTCCCACAAATGTAGCCATGGCTTCGAACACCAACACTCCATACACATACGGATGCTACCAAAAAAAGTTCAACTAATATTATAGTTTATCAATTACATTAGTCAGtggttattatattattaattcataTAAACAAACATACATTTTATGAGGTAAATTACACATACATTTCATTTCTTCTTATTTAAGTAAAGATGGTTGAaagattcaaaaatattaaatgtggCTCGTGCACTAATCATATTAACACACaaaaatttcataatatttgtatattgtGCAATTTCGTATTAAATATCACTTACTTGAGCACATGAAGTCCAGGCTCTGAAAAGCTCTCCGGTAAGAATCATTGGTGCAATCAAGAACGGTAAACCAACTACTGTCGAGCAGAACAGCATCTCCATCTACCATCAAAGAGTACAAAAACAGTCGAAAAGTTATTCCAcaaaataagatatttataaaaagaggAGAATTGCAAAATTGTTTACTTGTGTTGTGTCAGGATTCAACGTGAATATGGCTTCTTGCAAGTTACCGAGAAAGGCGTCCATGATGAGAGCGCCTGAGATCATCATAACCCCAATTATGCTGAAGTTTGGGGAGGTATGGGCATCGGCTAATGTAAATAAGATTAGACCAATCACAAGTAGCATAGCTGATATGTACTCATGGACCGGGTATTTTCTTCTTAACCCCGGTATAAATGCTCCCATTACCATAACCGGTAAAACCTACAGAAAGACGAAGAAATCAGTGGCTAGATATATTGAGAAATATATCAAGAAATtgagttttctttctttgtatcataatttatatgtattgaAACAAATTGAATATGATTCCAGACCGTTACTAACAATCTAATAATATTAGGACCACAAAGAAAGCCGAATACAATAACTATGCTCTACATTCAACAAATTTGATTCTAAAGATTGCTCCACATGTAGTTCGATCCCTGTAGGTGACACTCTTGGAGTGTAccaaaatttgattaaaatgaaaatttacatTAATATTTACCTTAGTTGATTTGAACATGATTTGCGCAGGGTAATTGAGATAAGCCAATGAGCCTTTGGTGAGACCATGAGATCCCATAAGAACAGCAGATAACTTCACGTACGTTTTCCATGGATTCACCATTTGCTTCGTTGTGAAGCCATTTAGGTAAATCATTACAATGTACACGAGTCCTTGCACAAACGTGAAATACCATCCATAACTGCAACATGCAcacattataattttattattattataaattttatttatttatttctattataatattGGCCATTTTTAAATACCTGAATTTGAGCCGGTTGTACACATATTCCTGCAAATgtgtgaaaaaataaaacagagtaTATTAAAAATCCCCAAGTTTAGTCAGATAAGGATTAAGTTTATGGCTGCTAGTTATCATTCGGGTTACAAGTTACAACGTTGATGTTTTAGGTATTAAGCAAATACAGAATCTCAcgagaaaaggaaaaaaaacacaaaatctggagaaattaattataatatatggtATTAATGGTATGAATATCGgaatttaaatgaaatattgCATGCCAGGTTTTTTTGCCTTAGTCTCCGGCTAAAAATTATGTTCTACTGAAATATTTTTAGAGGAACACCGAAATCTCCTCTAATCGTTGGAATTTCTCCCAGATTATcatgaaataaaaacaatattttccaGGATAAAAAAAAGAGCTCAAGGGAAAAACAACACAAAATTCAGTAAAAAAGATTCAAACCTCACAGACGCCATTAACAAGGTAACCGAAGAAGAATCCAGAGGAACATATGAGAAACTGTTTCCATCTTGGTTTATCGGAAAGACTTATTCCAAACAGTGACCTCATTTGTTCTTCGCTGTTCTTCATGAtcttgagagagagaagaatgAATTAAAACACACACGAAAGTTAcagaaataaaatgaaaatttgatttgattcctACAAAGATTTGGGATTTGTAGAAAAAGTGGACGAAGAGTCAGTGATATTGACAAGTAGATGAAGAAAGGTATAAATCAGATGAAgagagaataaaaataaatcttgtTTTGgaactttttcttctttttgcatGCGCTCTCTAACTTAACGCTTACGAACTTTATGACTTTTaaaaagtctctctctcttaatctatCGCATTAAATTTGGGAAGTTGGGAACAGAGATCAAATGTCTAATTGTCCCCTTCTTTTCGCTCTTGTTTGGCGATAGTATTTATCATATTACTCATCATTTCAGATTGTAtgcttttacaaaaataaatcatcttatttttataaatctttataaaatttttatttactttaaaaatagTCACATTATACTAGTACCATTTGCTATCATTTATTCATACCATGATGATCATAACCACTTCCTCAAAAACCTCGTTTAGTGAAGTCAGTATATTGGGACTTGAGAGA from Raphanus sativus cultivar WK10039 chromosome 8, ASM80110v3, whole genome shotgun sequence includes:
- the LOC108820880 gene encoding UDP-galactose/UDP-glucose transporter 4; translated protein: MKNSEEQMRSLFGISLSDKPRWKQFLICSSGFFFGYLVNGVCEEYVYNRLKFSYGWYFTFVQGLVYIVMIYLNGFTTKQMVNPWKTYVKLSAVLMGSHGLTKGSLAYLNYPAQIMFKSTKVLPVMVMGAFIPGLRRKYPVHEYISAMLLVIGLILFTLADAHTSPNFSIIGVMMISGALIMDAFLGNLQEAIFTLNPDTTQMEMLFCSTVVGLPFLIAPMILTGELFRAWTSCAQHPYVYGVLVFEAMATFVGQVSVLSLIALFGAATTAMITTARKAVTLLLSYLIFTKPLTEQHGTGLLLISMGIILKMVPDPNPNRKPKHSSSGQITGKLELVKSEKEGAEESRPLV